In Osmia bicornis bicornis chromosome 10, iOsmBic2.1, whole genome shotgun sequence, one genomic interval encodes:
- the LOC114876265 gene encoding EF-hand domain-containing protein D2 homolog encodes MPADAELSNLLSRRQRINEELEEGKEVKKQYKFVNVYTEFHELSRREIKQYEQTFNRFDAGHDGFLDLAELKRMMEVLGAPQTHLGLKAMIQEVDEDGDGRISFREFLLIYRKARAGELEQDSGLGQLARLTEVDVDEVGVTGAKHFFEAKIEQLRKTSKFEDEIRMEQEERKREEEDRAARRAQFRQKAALFGN; translated from the exons ATGCCAGCGGATGCGGAACTCAGTAATCTGCTTAGCAGGAGGCAAAGGATCAACGAAGAGCTCGAGGAAGGGAAAGAAGTGAAAAAGCAGTACAAATTCGTTAACGTTTACACCGAATTCCACGAGCTGTCTCGTCGGGAGATCAAGCAGTACGAGCAGACCTTCAACAG ATTCGATGCTGGCCACGATGGATTTCTGGATTTAGCCGAGCTGAAACGTATGATGGAGGTTCTAGGAGCACCGCAAACTCACCTCGGTTTGAAGGCGATGATACAGGAAGTGGACGAGGACGGCGATGGACGGATTTCCTTCCGCGAG TTTCTGTTGATCTATCGCAAAGCACGTGCCGGTGAACTGGAACAGGATTCCGGATTGGGCCAGCTGGCTCGTCTCACCGAAGTCGACGTGGACGAAGTAGGAGTCACTGGAGCCAAGCACTTTTTCGAAGCGAAG ATCGAGCAACTACGGAAGACGAGCAAATTCGAGGACGAAATCCGTATGGAACAGGAGGAACGAAAACGAGAAGAGGAAGATAGAGCGGCGAGGCGAGCGCAGTTCAGACAAAAAGCTGCTCTGTTTGgcaattga
- the LOC114876355 gene encoding uncharacterized protein LOC114876355, whose protein sequence is MSSSDKSQCNQKRKRYLSSTPMLQKKSRELSISESTIESNSSSNTKGTSGNIIQRIIKRKKETKRKARKEKPKQRAKRKSDSDWETCVSCSPNDVLFKDIESPERLREAPCWIEERSESPILGSKKRLVRSPGKITFEEKEPFSSKELPRLHVSWDDTDDDEGALLTLRKENIIRTYPGIRDKKQSKKPVTIDKSKRWLVDLTIPTISSDLLWDDFVKNNENVRKYLAACSKSEQKSSKEKSIKETCLGSTIPKGMDVVQGRWDKSSQKWIPGDDIYKFPLREDSGIRMGLNEYLQRYKAANKGDRCIKRINTIRNLVSNEISDETTEPIATSSNMNRITEQATDVTVTVDKGQKIIRKLKPPLVQLLTTVRYKKIKSGWKRIKIKNS, encoded by the exons ATGTCTTCCTCTGATAAATCCCAATGCAATCAGAAACGAAAAAGATATTTAAGTAGCACACCTATGCTACAGAAAAAGTCTCGTGAACTCAGTATAAGCGAGTCCACTATCGAATCAAATTCATCGTCTAATACTAAAGGAACAAGtggaaatataatacaaagaattataaagagaaagaaggaaacaaaAAGAAAGGCGCGAAAGGAAAAACCGAAACAAAGGGCGAAAAGGAAATCTGATAGCGATTGGGAAACATGTGTTTCCTGTTCTCCGAACGACGTTCTGTTTAAAGACATAGAATCTCCGGAACGTCTTCGAGAAGCTCCATGCTGGATCGAGGAACGTTCGGAATCACCAATTTTAGGATCTAAAAAACGGCTGGTCCGAAGTCCAGGAAAGATCACCTTTGAGGAGAAAGAGCCATTTTCTTCGAAGGAGCTGCCCCGTCTTCATGTATCATGGGATGATACTGATGATGACGAGGGAGCGTTATTAACTCTaa gaaaagaaaatataattagaaCGTACCCAGGAATAAGGGACAAGAAACAGTCCAAGAAACCTGTAACTATTGACAAAAGCAAGCGATGGTTGGTAGATCTGACGATTCCAACTATTTCCAGCGATCTACTCTGGGATGATTTTGTAAAAAACAATGAAAACGTTCGCAAATACTTGGCTGCATGTTCGAAATCCGAACAAAAATCGTCTAAAGAAAAGAGTATAAAAGAAACAT GTTTAGGTTCCACAATTCCGAAGGGCATGGACGTCGTACAAGGGCGTTGGGATAAATCCTCACAAAAATGGATTCCAGGAGATGATATATATAAGTTTCCTCTGCGGGAAGATTCTGGGATAAGAATGGGTTTGAATGAATACCTTCAACGATACAAAGCTGCAAATAAGGGAGACAGATGTATTAAAAGGATAAATACAATTCGTAACTTAGTTTCTAACGAAATATCAGATGAAACTACTGAACCTATCGCGACATCTAGTAATATGAATAGAATAACTGAACAGGCTACCGATGTTACGGTAACTGTCGATAAGGGgcaaaaaataattagaaaattaaaaccaCCATTGGTACAATTATTAACTACCGTGAGATACAAGAAAATCAAAAGTGGTTGGAAAAGAATTAAGataaaaaattcttaa
- the LOC114876354 gene encoding E3 ubiquitin-protein ligase parkin has translation MSFFFDFIRNVFLTMLQLIWFSKRKVTNSLSIFVKTNTGSTIAVDLDPKWDIKNVKQLIASEMGISPEDIKIIFAGKELHNSTIIEECDLGQQSILHAIRTPPQRLNKSKDTSTIEESSELSESNESGGKPMNETLTDLPFDESDTQENSSMEEQQENRAHFFVFCSSPCKAVTVGKLRVKCATCNSGAVTVDRDPQCWPDVLQPRRITVHCENDFCPAPTSISNDTECQVLYARFYFKCAKHVSLGEKDEAVPLYLIKPNLRKIPCLACTDVRDMVLVFPCEAGHVTCLDCFRDYCSVRLRERQFQFDETKGYYTLPCPAGCPDSFIPEVHHFHLLTPEQYEQYQRFSTEEYVLRAGGLLCPRPDCGMGIIPSSPDDGINDECRRIQCIGGCGYVFCRRCLQGFHVGECELPPSESSNAVHKSGYSVDPQRAKDAKWDEASKKTIQISTKPCPKCRTPTERDGGCMHMVCTRAGCGYHWCWVCQTQWTRDCMGNHWFG, from the exons ATGAGTTTCTTTTTTGACTTCATACGGAACGTGTTTCTAACGATGTTGCAATTAATTTGGTTCAGTAAACGAAAAGTAACAAATTCACTGAGTATATTTGTCAAAACAAATACTGGAAGCACAATTGCTGTCGATTTAGATCCAAAATGGGATATAAAAAACGTGAAACAGTTAATAGCATCAGAAATGGGGATATCACCTGAAgacataaaaataatatttgcagGTAAAGAACTGCATAATTCAACGATAATAGAG GAATGTGATTTGGGTCAACAAAGTATCTTACATGCAATTCGAACTCCGCCACAAAGACTTAATAAAAGCAAAGACACGAGTACCATTGAAGAATCTTCAGAATTATCTGAGTCAAATGAAAGCGGTGGAAAGCCAATGAATGAAACTCTTACTGATTTACCTTTTGACGAATCAGACACGCAAGAAAATTCATCCATGGAAG AGCAACAAGAGAACAGAGCacatttctttgtattttgttCCTCGCCTTGTAAAGCTGTCACAGTTGGAAAATTAAGGGTGAAATGTGCAACTTGCAACAGCGGAGCTGTTACAGTAGACAGAGATCCTCAATGCTGGCCAGATGTATTACAACCTAGAAGGATAACAGTTCACtgtgaaaatgatttttgtccaGCACCTACATCTATTTCTAATGATACAGAATGTCAAGTTTTGTATGCaagattctattttaaatgtGCAAAACATGTTAGCCTAGGGGAAAAGGATGAAGCAGTTCCCCTTTATCTCATAAAACCTAACTTAAGGAAGATACCTTGTCTTGCTTGTACAGATGTGAG AGATATGGTATTAGTCTTTCCATGCGAGGCAGGCCATGTAACATGCCTTGATTGCTTTAGAGATTATTGCTCGGTTCGTTTAAGGGAACGTCAATTTCAGTTTGATGAAACTAAAGGGTATTATACTTTGCCATGTCCAGCTGGATGCCCAGATTCTTTTATCCCTGAAGTCCACCATTTTCATCTCCTAACTCCAGAACAG TATGAACAGTATCAAAGGTTTAGTACCGAAGAATACGTCTTACGCGCTGGTGGACTTCTTTGTCCAAGACCAGATTGTGGCATGGGTATTATACCATCATCTCCAGATGATGGTATTAATGACGAATGTAGAAGAATTCAATGTATCGGTGGTTGTGGG TATGTCTTCTGCAGGAGATGTTTACAAGGATTTCATGTAGGGGAATGTGAATTGCCGCCATCCGAGTCCTCCAATGCAGTACACAAATCTGGATATTCAGTTGACCCGCAAAGAGCTAAAGAT GCAAAATGGGACGAAGCTAGTAAGAAAACTATACAAATTTCAACCAAACCATGCCCGAAATGCAGGACACCAACAGAGAGAGATG GAGGATGTATGCACATGGTTTGCACCCGAGCAGGATGTGGTTATCATTGGTGTTGGGTATGTCAGACTCAGTGGACAAGAGATTGCATGGGCAATCATTGGTTCggttaa
- the LOC114876353 gene encoding T-box transcription factor T isoform X2, which produces MQPAPATPGSPARSSCCEREREREVHEDRERDRSRLGRQNRGTPEEDREEQNEDRMVVSGQSLPGAMTVSGNQGLPLSLSLEDRDLWTKFQCLTNEMIVTKNGRRMFPVVKVVARGLEPKAMYTLLLEFVQVDPHRWKYVNGEWVPGGKAEVAPPNPIYIHPESPNFGSHWMKEAVSFAKVKLTNKSNGNGQIMLNSLHKYEPRVHLVRVDAVEQRTVLTYRYPETQFIAVTAYQNEEVTNLKIKYNPFAKAFLDAKERPADPQTYPQYTGAWFLPQATMGYEYNTAIAAAQNQASVTVNNHLSNPCTVSTAGHRNTCRSTPYTLRHKYIQDAYVATPGWSPRSPESLQNLNPACLPPSQEWPSSPSPSPTSSSHSVFSRGVVGTSSPTTATGCTLYVPSNLSSVPQEHAHCTDTSAWIHPTALSEQQQQQQQSYLNLNLHLHHQMSSYTSVPHTGLHHSLHPNGTDTVPPVDEYVHEYHASPVQSTTPDRHPQHHHSQMLHLQPIQQTGTVSPVSVEYDAPSKDHHITVSYSDQNADTLNDVQNDENRRYMTTVIDRHHRQDSDIAGNDHQTTAWTPLTPPPAPQTTAI; this is translated from the exons ATGCAGCCGGCACCAGCTACCCCTGGTTCTCCAGCACGATCATCCTGTTGCGAAAGGGAACGCGAGAGAGAAGTGCACGAGGATCGCGAGAGAGATCGTAGCAGACTCGGCAGACAGAATCGTGGAACTCCTGAAGAAGATCGCGAGGAACAGAACGAGGATAGGATGGTGGTATCTGGACAGAGTCTCCCTGGTGCTATGACGGTCAGCGGGAATCAAGGATTACCTCTCTCGTTGTCGCTCGAGGATAGAGATCTATGGACCAAGTTTCAGTGTCTCACCAATGAAATGATTGTTACAAAAAACGGAAG ACGAATGTTCCCGGTTGTCAAAGTAGTCGCGCGAGGTCTGGAACCGAAGGCAATGTACACCCTTCTTCTGGAATTCGTCCAGGTGGATCCGCACAG ATGGAAATACGTGAACGGTGAATGGGTACCAGGCGGGAAAGCAGAGGTAGCGCCTCCAAATCCGATTTACATACACCCGGAGAGCCCAAATTTCGGTTCCCATTGGATGAAGGAAGCAGTGTCGTTCGCCAAAGTGAAGTTGACGAATAAATCAAACGGAAACGGGCAGATTATGTTGAACTCGTTGCACAAATACGAGCCTCGTGTTCATCTCGTTCGGGTCGATGCTGTGGAACAGAGAACG GTGCTCACTTACCGTTATCCCGAGACACAATTCATAGCAGTGACAGCTTACCAGAACGAAGAAGTCACAAATTTGAAGATTAAATACAATCCTTTCGCTAAAGCCTTCCTAGACGCTAAGGAGAGACCCGCTGATCCGCAGACGTATCCTCAAT ACACTGGGGCTTGGTTTTTGCCACAAGCTACAATGGGATACGAATACAACACCGCCATAGCGGCTGCCCAAAATCAGGCATCGGTGACGGTGAATAATCATCTCTCTAATCCCTGCACCGTTTCAACAGCTGGCCACAGGAATACCTGTAGATCAACCCCGTATACACTGAGACATAAATACATTCAAGATG CGTACGTAGCAACGCCAGGATGGTCGCCGCGAAGTCCAGAATCCTTGCAAAACTTGAATCCAGCTTGTTTACCGCCTTCCCAAGAATGGCCGAGCTCACCGTCGCCGTCGCCAACCTCGTCGTCGCACTCGGTGTTCAGCAGAGGTGTCGTCGGTACCTCGTCCCCGACCACCGCCACAGGATGTACTCTATACGTACCCTCTAATTTATCTTCTGTTCCTCAAGAGCACGCTCACTGCACCGACACCTCGGCTTGGATCCATCCTACAGCTCTCTCggaacagcaacagcaacagcaacaatcttacttgaatttaaatttacatttgcaTCATCAGATGTCATCGTACACGTCGGTCCCGCACACGGGGCTGCATCATTCCTTGCATCCAAATGGCACGGATACAGTTCCTCCGGTCGACGAATACGTTCACGAGTACCACGCTTCGCCTGTTCAATCGACCACTCCTGATCGTCATCCTCAACATCATCACTCTCAGATGTTGCATCTGCAACCGATTCAACAGACTGGAACGGTATCTCCCGTTAGCGTCGAGTACGACGCTCCTTCGAAGGATCATCATATCACCGTTAGTTATTCTGATCAAAATGCGGATACATTGAACGATGTGCAAAATGATGAGAATAGAAGATATATGACTACGGTCATTGATAGACATCATCGACAGGACTCGGATATTGCGGGTAACGATCATCAAACGACTGCTTGGACGCCGTTGACACCACCGCCTGCCCCCCAAACTACGGCAATTTGA
- the LOC114876353 gene encoding T-box transcription factor T isoform X1: MQPAPATPGSPARSSCCEREREREVHEDRERDRSRLGRQNRGTPEEDREEQNEDRMVVSGQSLPGAMTVSGNQGLPLSLSLEDRDLWTKFQCLTNEMIVTKNGRRMFPVVKVVARGLEPKAMYTLLLEFVQVDPHRWKYVNGEWVPGGKAEVAPPNPIYIHPESPNFGSHWMKEAVSFAKVKLTNKSNGNGQIMLNSLHKYEPRVHLVRVDAVEQRTVLTYRYPETQFIAVTAYQNEEVTNLKIKYNPFAKAFLDAKERPADPQTYPQYTGAWFLPQATMGYEYNTAIAAAQNQASVTVNNHLSNPCTVSTAGHRNTCRSTPYTLRHKYIQDEECADPYSSVQLLHSTAYVATPGWSPRSPESLQNLNPACLPPSQEWPSSPSPSPTSSSHSVFSRGVVGTSSPTTATGCTLYVPSNLSSVPQEHAHCTDTSAWIHPTALSEQQQQQQQSYLNLNLHLHHQMSSYTSVPHTGLHHSLHPNGTDTVPPVDEYVHEYHASPVQSTTPDRHPQHHHSQMLHLQPIQQTGTVSPVSVEYDAPSKDHHITVSYSDQNADTLNDVQNDENRRYMTTVIDRHHRQDSDIAGNDHQTTAWTPLTPPPAPQTTAI, translated from the exons ATGCAGCCGGCACCAGCTACCCCTGGTTCTCCAGCACGATCATCCTGTTGCGAAAGGGAACGCGAGAGAGAAGTGCACGAGGATCGCGAGAGAGATCGTAGCAGACTCGGCAGACAGAATCGTGGAACTCCTGAAGAAGATCGCGAGGAACAGAACGAGGATAGGATGGTGGTATCTGGACAGAGTCTCCCTGGTGCTATGACGGTCAGCGGGAATCAAGGATTACCTCTCTCGTTGTCGCTCGAGGATAGAGATCTATGGACCAAGTTTCAGTGTCTCACCAATGAAATGATTGTTACAAAAAACGGAAG ACGAATGTTCCCGGTTGTCAAAGTAGTCGCGCGAGGTCTGGAACCGAAGGCAATGTACACCCTTCTTCTGGAATTCGTCCAGGTGGATCCGCACAG ATGGAAATACGTGAACGGTGAATGGGTACCAGGCGGGAAAGCAGAGGTAGCGCCTCCAAATCCGATTTACATACACCCGGAGAGCCCAAATTTCGGTTCCCATTGGATGAAGGAAGCAGTGTCGTTCGCCAAAGTGAAGTTGACGAATAAATCAAACGGAAACGGGCAGATTATGTTGAACTCGTTGCACAAATACGAGCCTCGTGTTCATCTCGTTCGGGTCGATGCTGTGGAACAGAGAACG GTGCTCACTTACCGTTATCCCGAGACACAATTCATAGCAGTGACAGCTTACCAGAACGAAGAAGTCACAAATTTGAAGATTAAATACAATCCTTTCGCTAAAGCCTTCCTAGACGCTAAGGAGAGACCCGCTGATCCGCAGACGTATCCTCAAT ACACTGGGGCTTGGTTTTTGCCACAAGCTACAATGGGATACGAATACAACACCGCCATAGCGGCTGCCCAAAATCAGGCATCGGTGACGGTGAATAATCATCTCTCTAATCCCTGCACCGTTTCAACAGCTGGCCACAGGAATACCTGTAGATCAACCCCGTATACACTGAGACATAAATACATTCAAGATG AAGAATGCGCGGATCCATACAGTTCAGTACAACTCTTGCATTCCACAGCGTACGTAGCAACGCCAGGATGGTCGCCGCGAAGTCCAGAATCCTTGCAAAACTTGAATCCAGCTTGTTTACCGCCTTCCCAAGAATGGCCGAGCTCACCGTCGCCGTCGCCAACCTCGTCGTCGCACTCGGTGTTCAGCAGAGGTGTCGTCGGTACCTCGTCCCCGACCACCGCCACAGGATGTACTCTATACGTACCCTCTAATTTATCTTCTGTTCCTCAAGAGCACGCTCACTGCACCGACACCTCGGCTTGGATCCATCCTACAGCTCTCTCggaacagcaacagcaacagcaacaatcttacttgaatttaaatttacatttgcaTCATCAGATGTCATCGTACACGTCGGTCCCGCACACGGGGCTGCATCATTCCTTGCATCCAAATGGCACGGATACAGTTCCTCCGGTCGACGAATACGTTCACGAGTACCACGCTTCGCCTGTTCAATCGACCACTCCTGATCGTCATCCTCAACATCATCACTCTCAGATGTTGCATCTGCAACCGATTCAACAGACTGGAACGGTATCTCCCGTTAGCGTCGAGTACGACGCTCCTTCGAAGGATCATCATATCACCGTTAGTTATTCTGATCAAAATGCGGATACATTGAACGATGTGCAAAATGATGAGAATAGAAGATATATGACTACGGTCATTGATAGACATCATCGACAGGACTCGGATATTGCGGGTAACGATCATCAAACGACTGCTTGGACGCCGTTGACACCACCGCCTGCCCCCCAAACTACGGCAATTTGA
- the LOC114876357 gene encoding uncharacterized protein LOC114876357, producing MLLHPKAYLSTPVIFPFSPRSCGILGASTAIHRIAENGEILSRIIPDDCCWFTAQSRCGVSRISDNVVNCTAFLDCSHHAREKEWFCQKNLMTHPSEVVRSRDNYESFANERNDEKYILIGTPSSSNRSNIPGTLYDNIDKEACKPATVKVEQDDSPKSSKQEGDV from the exons CCCGAAGGCTTACCTCTCCACACCAGTTATCTTTCCTTTCTCACCGAGATCCTGCGGAATCCTTGGAGCCTCGACAGCCATTCACAGGATCGCAGAAAACGGTGAGATTTTGTCAAGAATCATACCCGACGATTGCTGCTGGTTCACTGCTCAATCCAGATGTGGAGTATCCAGAATTTCTGACAACGTTGTG AATTGCACGGCTTTTTTGGACTGTTCCCATCACGCAAGGGAGAAAGAATGGTTCTGTCAGAAGAACTTGATGACCCATCCGTCGGAAGTGGTGCGTTCCAGGGATAATTACGAATCATTCGCAAACGAACGAAACGATGAAAAATACATATTGATCGGTACACCTAGCAGTAGTAATCGAAGCAATATCCCTGGTACCTTGTACGATAATATTGATAAAGAAGCTTGCAAGCCGGCGACTGTGAAAGTCGAACAGGACGATTCCCCGAAGTCGTCGAAGCAGGAGGGAGATGTTTGA